The following proteins are encoded in a genomic region of Candida albicans SC5314 chromosome 4, complete sequence:
- the PRI2 gene encoding DNA primase subunit (Putative DNA primase; gene adjacent to and divergently transcribed with CDC68; Hap43-induced; Spider biofilm repressed), which produces MFRQVKRRTAGRRNFEDSTSTATTTTTTTTYTNGEKDSPKYLTPSALYASRLSFYDLPPTQEITLEEFETWAIDRLKILIEIESCLARSKTLKEIETSIKPLLLKYLPLNPTSGGGTVNYEKERMKDHYSHFILRLVFCRSEELRKNFIKNESTLFKVRYNLLQPKEQQEFIELNHHRLIWQYITPEEKTNLHQQLFNSSGNLIKNQFMLQGENLTNDQLKQFIMYKENFIKLPFEKITGNLISNRSIFLFKGYGYLPASLQLNLLSIEFINILNDNLIKTFQTIPRLEEDDRLLPLLNNLSKNFSNFQYESEINKLDEEFISDINSKSIITPKITKHYPLCAQHLQRNLIANSHLKYNGRQQLGIFLKGIGLNVDEALKFWSSQFIKNNSMSLETFNKDYKYNIRHQYGLEGARINYKPWDCSTILSKPRPNIKSEYHGCPYRDFNLDVLINNLNNMGITDQQDLNSIVDDVNKHDYTIACTRVFELTHQKQLMGKENMNMHINHPNLYFDRSRQLERSETKDKEVVNTGSSSSSSSSSTDS; this is translated from the coding sequence ATGTTTAGACAAGTGAAAAGACGTACAGCTGGTAGAAGAAATTTTGAAGATAGTACTAGCACagctactactactactactactactacttaTACTAACGGTGAAAAGGATTCACCAAAATATCTTACCCCGTCAGCATTATACGCTTCAAGGTTATCATTTTATGATTTACCTCCAACCCAAGAAATCACattagaagaatttgaaacatGGGCTATTGATAGATTAAAAATCTTAATTGAGATTGAATCGTGTTTAGCACGGTCTAAAAcattaaaagaaattgaaacatcGATTaaaccattattattaaaatatttaccaTTAAATCCAACGAGCGGTGGTGGCACGGTAAATTATGAAAAAGAACGAATGAAAGATCATTATAGTCATTTTATTCTTCGATTAGTTTTTTGTCGTAGTGAAGAATTACGCAagaatttcattaaaaatgaactgacattatttaaagttagatataatttattacaacctaaagaacaacaagaatttattgaattaaatcatcatcgATTAATTTGGCAATATATTACTCcggaagaaaaaacaaatttacatcaacaattatttaattctaGTGggaatttaattaaaaatcaatttatgtTACAAGGAGAAAATTTAACTaatgatcaattaaaacaatttataatGTATAAAGagaatttcattaaattaccatttgaaaaaattacgGGGAATTTAATTAGTAATcgatcaatttttttatttaaaggTTATGGATATTTACCAGCTAGTTtacaattaaatttattatcaattgaatttataaatattttgaatgataatttgattaaaacttttcaaacaattccaagattagaagaagatgatcgattattaccattacttaataatttatcgaaaaatttttcaaatttccaatatgaatcagaaataaataagttagatgaagaatttattTCTGATATTAATTCAAAACTGATAATTACTCCTAAAATTACTAAACATTATCCATTATGTGCTCAACATTTACAACGGAATTTAATTGCTAATTCTcatttaaaatataatggTAGACAACAATTGGGGATTTTTTTAAAAGGTATTGGATTAAATGTTGATGAAGCTCTTAAATTTTGGTCTTctcaattcattaaaaataattccATGTCTTTAGAAACGTTTAATAaagattataaatataatattcGTCATCAATATGGATTGGAGGGGGCAAGAATTAATTATAAACCTTGGGATTGTTCCACTATTTTATCTAAACCTCGTCCGAATATTAAATCTGAATATCATGGTTGTCCATATcgtgatttcaatttagatgttttaattaataatttgaataatatgGGGATTACGGATCAACaagatttgaattcaattgttgatgatgttaaTAAACATGATTATACTATTGCTTGTACTAGAGTATTTGAATTGACtcatcaaaaacaattaatggGCAAAGAAAATATGAATATGCATATTAATCATccaaatttatattttgataGATCAAGACAATTAGAAAGAAGTGAAACCAAAGATAAAGAAGTTGTTAACACaggtagtagtagtagtagtagtagtagtagtactgATTCATAG